Proteins from a genomic interval of Schistocerca piceifrons isolate TAMUIC-IGC-003096 chromosome 3, iqSchPice1.1, whole genome shotgun sequence:
- the LOC124789404 gene encoding nuclear envelope phosphatase-regulatory subunit 1 — protein sequence MSLEQTACEDLKAFERRLTEVIACLQPSTIRWRILLAVISVCTAVGAWHWLTDPVTASVSFMQSLWNHPFFTLASISLVILFFLGIHKRVIAPSIITARTRAVLGDFNMSCDDTGKLILKPRPTAT from the exons atgtccttagaacaGACAGCTTGTGAAG ACCTGAAAGCGTTTGAGCGGCGATTGACGGAGGTTATTGCTTGCCTTCAGCCGTCCACCATACGATGGAGAA tCCTGCTGGCAGTGATATCCGTTTGCACAGCAGTGGGTGCATGGCACTGGCTAACGGACCCCGTCACAGCATCTGTGTCGTTTATGCAGTCTTTGTGGAATCATCCGTTCTTTACGCTTGCTAGCATTTCATTAG tgattctgtttttccTCGGCATCCATAAACGAGTGATTGCCCCATCCATTATAACAGCAAGGACTAGAGcagttttgggagattttaatatgTCATGTGATGACACGGGGAAACTAATTCTAAAACCTCGGCCAACAGCTACCTGA